The segment TCTTCAAACACTCCGCGGTCGCCTGCGGCGCGGCCGCCGTCGAGGCCGCCCAGAACGTCTCCGCCGACCTCTGCCTGCTCGGCGTCACCGGCGTCCACCCCGACGCCGGGCTCACCACCGGCGACGCGGACGAGGCCGCGATGAAGCGCGCCCTGGCCGCCCGCGCGGCCGAGACCTGGATCCTCGCCTCGGCCGAGAAGATCGGCACCGCCTCCCCGTTCCGCGTCCTCCCCTGGGACCGCGTCGTCGGCCTGATCACCGACGCCGCCCCCGATCACCCGACGCTGGAGCGTCTCGCCGCCGCCGGGGTGGAGATCCGCCGGGCCAACTGACCGGAGCACGCGAACTCCCCTGCCCACTGGGCTTCTTGGGCTCTCCCCCGTGCGGGCGGGGGCGTCCGCGCGCGACGACCCCGAACGCCCGGCGCCGCGCCAGCGGTTCGGCCGCCACGGCCACGGCCACGGCCACGGCCTCGGCCTCGGCCACGGTCACAGCCACGGTCTCGGCATGGCGGCAAACCGTCTGCGGGGGGCCTGAGTCGAGCCATGCACCGCTTCCTCCGGCGGGCGTGCCGTCAGTGCGGAACCTGTCGGTCGCCGAGAGTGCGCAGGCCGCGGGTGAGGGCGGTGCGCTGGGCGGTGGTGAGTCCGGCGGTCAGCTCGGCGTCCGCGGCCTCGGCGGCCTCCGCGCAGCGGTCCAGCAGGCGGCGCCCCTCGGCGGTGAGGGTGAGGACCTGGCGCCGACGGTCCTCCGGATCGCGGACGCGCTCGACCGCGCCGAGCTCCTGCAGCTGATCCGCGAGGGCCACGATCAGGCTGGGCGCGACGCCGAGCCGGGTCGCCAACTCCTGCTGGGAAGCGGCGGATCCGCCGTCCAGCGCGGCCAGCAGCCCGGCGTGCTTGGGCTTGAGCCCCAGCGCTTCGACCCGGCCCGCGAACCGGTCGGCGGCCAGCGCGCCGAGGGTGCCCAGGTTGAACACGAGTGTGGCGCGCAGCGCGGCCGCTCCCTTGACATCGCTCATGGGCCGAATGATAACTTCGTCATATCGTTCATGGCTCGAATGATTCATGGGGAGACGAAATGGACGCCCTGTCGACGGCCAACGCGCTGGCCGCACTGGCCGGCGCCGGATCAAGCGTGGCGGGAGCGCTCCGACCCGGCCTGGCGCTGTCCGCAGACGAGCCGGTCACCGCCGGGACGCACCTGTACGCCTGGGCCTACGCCGCCCGAGCCCTCCCGCTGGGCCTGGCCACGGCAGTGGCGGCGTGGGCGGACGCCGCGGCGGCCTGGCCGCTGCTGCTGATATCGGGCCTGGCCCAGGTGGGGGACTCCGCGATCGGCTTCCGCCGACGCAACCTCGGCATGGCCTTCGGCGCCGGCGCGTGCGCCGTCCTGCACCTGCTCACCGCCTGGTGGACCACCCGATGAACGGCCTGGCGAACAGTTTGCAGGCGGCGGCGGCGGGGCTGGTGGGGTTGACGGTGCTCGACGTGGCGGCATTCGCGGCGGAACTGGCGGTGTACGCGGCAGCAGGCTGGTGGGCCTGGCGCCGACCGGGCCGCCGGGTGGTGCGACTGGCGTCGGCGATCGGGGCGGTCGCCGTTCTTGCCGTGCTGTGGGGGCAGTTCGCGGCCCCGACGGCGGAGCATCCGCTGCGCGGGGCGGCCCGGGTGGCGTTCGAGGTCTGCTGGTTCGGTGCGGGAGCGGTCGCCGGGGTGCGGGCGTACCGGC is part of the Kitasatospora setae KM-6054 genome and harbors:
- a CDS encoding YrdB family protein — translated: MNGLANSLQAAAAGLVGLTVLDVAAFAAELAVYAAAGWWAWRRPGRRVVRLASAIGAVAVLAVLWGQFAAPTAEHPLRGAARVAFEVCWFGAGAVAGVRAYRQRAA
- a CDS encoding MarR family winged helix-turn-helix transcriptional regulator: MSDVKGAAALRATLVFNLGTLGALAADRFAGRVEALGLKPKHAGLLAALDGGSAASQQELATRLGVAPSLIVALADQLQELGAVERVRDPEDRRRQVLTLTAEGRRLLDRCAEAAEAADAELTAGLTTAQRTALTRGLRTLGDRQVPH